A single genomic interval of Osmerus eperlanus chromosome 14, fOsmEpe2.1, whole genome shotgun sequence harbors:
- the trim2a gene encoding tripartite motif-containing protein 2 isoform X1 — MASEGSCIPSPVVHQIDKQFLICSICLDRYDNPKVLPCLHTFCEKCLQNYIPAHSLTLSCPVCRQTSILPEKGVAALQSNFFITNLMDVLQRPADSHTHQAAALDTIASVATGQPLSCPNHGGNVMEFYCPQCETAMCQECTSGEHGDHPTVPLRDVVEQHKASLQGQLDAVKNRLPEIDSALQVLSEILQQLTNQKSSIEGDIHTTFDELQKTLNVRKSVLLMELEVNYGLKQKVLQAQLDTLLQGQEGIKNSCRFTEQALSHGTEAEVLLVKKQMSERLSELAIQDLPLQPGENHQLDFLVETDGLKKSIHNLGTIVTTNAVASETVATGEGLRQCVAGLPTSVTITTKDKDGELCKMGNAAITAEIATPAGSIGDGEILDNKNGTYEYLYTAAKEGSFTLSLRLYDQHIRGSPFKIRAAKSADVSPTSDGVKKRLKSPGSGHVKQKAIKRPASMYSTGKRKENPIEDDLIFRIGTKGRNKGEFTNLQGVASSAQGKVLIADSNNQCVQIFTNDGQFKSRFGVRGRSPGQLQRPTGVAVHPNGDIIIADYDNKWVSIFSSDGKFKTKIGSGKLMGPKGVSVDRNGHIIIVDNKACCVFIFQPNGKLVTKFGNRGNGDRQFAGTLNGPHFAAVNHNNEIIVTDFHNHSVKVFNTEGEFLLKFGSNGEGNGQFNAPTGVAVDINGNIIVADWGNSRIQVFDGSGSFLSYINTSADPLYGPQGLALTSDGHVVVADSGNHCFKVYRYLQ; from the exons ATGGCCAGTGAGGGCTCCTGCATCCCCAGCCCAGTGGTGCACCAGATCGACAAGCAGTTCCTGATCTGCAGTATCTGTCTGGATCGCTACGACAACCCCAAAGTTCTGCCCTGCTTGCATACATTCTGTGAGAA GTGTCTGCAGAACTACATCCCGGCCCACAGCCTGACGCTGTCGTGCCCCGTGTGTCGCCAGACGTCCATCTTGCCGGAGAAAGGCGTGGCGGCGCTCCAGAGCAACTTCTTCATCACCAACCTGATGGACGTCCTGCAGCGCCCGGCCGACAGCCACACCCACCAGGCGGCGGCGCTTGACACCATCGCCTCCGTCGCCACGGGTCAACCGCTCTCCTGTCCCAACCACGGGGGGAAT GTGATGGAGTTCTACTGCCCACAATGTGAGACGGCCATGTGTCAGGAGTGTACAAGCGGCGAGCATGGCGACCATCCCACCGTTCCCCTCAGAGACGTGGTGGAACAACACAAGGCCTCCCTGCAGGGCCAGCTGGACGCTGTCAAAAACAG GCTGCCAGAGATTGACTCGGCCCTGCAGGTACTGTCAGAGATCTTGCAGCAGCTGACCAATCAGAAGAGCTCAATCGAGGGGGACATCCACACCACATTCGACGAGCTGCAGAAGACCCTCAACGTCCGGAAGAGCGTCCTGCTCATGGAACTGGAGGTCAACTACGGTCTCAAGCAAAAG GTGCTCCAAGCCCAGCTGGACACCCTGCTGCAAGGCCAGGAGGGCATCAAAAACAGCTGCAGGTTCACGGAGCAGGCTCTGAGCCACGGCACGGAGGCCGAGGTCCTGCTGGTGAAGAAGCAGATGAGCGAGCGTCTCAGCGAGCTGGCCATCCAGGACCTCCCCCTGCAGCCCGGCGAGAACCACCAGCTGGACTTCCTGGTGGAGACGGACGGCCTGAAGAAGTCCATCCACAACCTGGGCACCATCGTGACCACCAACGCCGTGGCGTCCGAGACGGTGGCGACGGGCGAGGGCCTGCGCCAGTGCGTGGCAGGCCTGCCCACCTCCGTCACCATCACGACCAAGGACAAAGACGGCGAGCTGTGCAAGATGGGCAACGCCGCCATCACGGCAGAGATCGCCACGCCCGCCGGCAGCATCGGCGACGGCGAAATCCTGGACAACAAGAACGGGACGTACGAGTACCTGTACACCGCCGCCAAGGAGGGCAGCTTCACGCTGTCGCTGCGCCTCTACGACCAGCATATCAGAGGCAGCCCGTTCAAGATCAGGGCCGCCAAGTCGGCCGACGTGTCGCCGACGTCTGACGGCGTGAAGAAGAGGTTGAAGTCGCCGGGGAGCGGGCACGTGAAGCAGAAGGCCATCAAGAGGCCGGCGAGCATGTACAGCACCGGGAAGAGGAAAGAGAACCCCATCGAGGACGATCTCATCTTCAGGATCG GAACAAAGGGAAGAAACAAAGGAGAGTTCACAAACCTACAGGGCGTGGCCTCCTCGGCCCAGGGCAAGGTGCTGATCGCTGACAGCAACAACCAGTGTGTCCAG ATCTTCACCAATGACGGGCAGTTTAAGAGCCGCTTTGGCGTCAGGGGGCGGTCTCCGGGGCAACTGCAGCGGCCGACAGGCGTGGCTGTCCACCCCAACGGTGACATCATCATTGCTGACTATGATAACAAGTGGGTCAGCATCTTTTCCAGCGACGGCAAGTTCAAG aCTAAGATAGGCTCTGGCAAGCTGATGGGTCCCAAGGGTGTGTCGGTGGACAGGAACGGCCACATAATCATCGTGGACAACAAGGCCTGCTGTGTCTTCATCTTCCAGCCCAACGGCAAGCTAGTCACCAAGTTTGGTAACCGTGGCAATGGCGACAGGCAGTTTGCAGGTACACTGAATG GACCTCACTTTGCTGCGGTCAACCACAACAATGAAATCATCGTGACCGACTTCCATAACCACTCTGTGAAGGTGTTCAACACGGAGGGGGAATTCCTGCTGAAGTTCGGATCCAACGGCGAGGGGAACGGCCAGTTCAATGCTCCTACAGGAGTGGCTGTGGATATCAACGGCAACATTATAGTAGCAGACTGGGGCAACAGTCGTATTCAG GTGTTTGACGGCAGCGGTTCCTTCCTGTCCTACATAAACACCTCAGCAGACCCCCTGTACGGCCCCCAGGGCCTGGCCCTCACTTCCGACGGTCACGTGGTGGTGGCCGACTCTGGAAACCACTGCTTCAAGGTCTACCGCTACCTACAGTAA
- the trim2a gene encoding tripartite motif-containing protein 2 isoform X2, which translates to MASEGSCIPSPVVHQIDKQFLICSICLDRYDNPKVLPCLHTFCEKCLQNYIPAHSLTLSCPVCRQTSILPEKGVAALQSNFFITNLMDVLQRPADSHTHQAAALDTIASVATGQPLSCPNHGGNVMEFYCPQCETAMCQECTSGEHGDHPTVPLRDVVEQHKASLQGQLDAVKNRLPEIDSALQVLSEILQQLTNQKSSIEGDIHTTFDELQKTLNVRKSVLLMELEVNYGLKQKVLQAQLDTLLQGQEGIKNSCRFTEQALSHGTEAEVLLVKKQMSERLSELAIQDLPLQPGENHQLDFLVETDGLKKSIHNLGTIVTTNAVASETVATGEGLRQCVAGLPTSVTITTKDKDGELCKMGNAAITAEIATPAGSIGDGEILDNKNGTYEYLYTAAKEGSFTLSLRLYDQHIRGSPFKIRAAKSADVSPTSDGVKKRLKSPGSGHVKQKAIKRPASMYSTGKRKENPIEDDLIFRIGTKGRNKGEFTNLQGVASSAQGKVLIADSNNQCVQIFTNDGQFKSRFGVRGRSPGQLQRPTGVAVHPNGDIIIADYDNKWVSIFSSDGKFKTKIGSGKLMGPKGVSVDRNGHIIIVDNKACCVFIFQPNGKLVTKFGNRGNGDRQFAGPHFAAVNHNNEIIVTDFHNHSVKVFNTEGEFLLKFGSNGEGNGQFNAPTGVAVDINGNIIVADWGNSRIQVFDGSGSFLSYINTSADPLYGPQGLALTSDGHVVVADSGNHCFKVYRYLQ; encoded by the exons ATGGCCAGTGAGGGCTCCTGCATCCCCAGCCCAGTGGTGCACCAGATCGACAAGCAGTTCCTGATCTGCAGTATCTGTCTGGATCGCTACGACAACCCCAAAGTTCTGCCCTGCTTGCATACATTCTGTGAGAA GTGTCTGCAGAACTACATCCCGGCCCACAGCCTGACGCTGTCGTGCCCCGTGTGTCGCCAGACGTCCATCTTGCCGGAGAAAGGCGTGGCGGCGCTCCAGAGCAACTTCTTCATCACCAACCTGATGGACGTCCTGCAGCGCCCGGCCGACAGCCACACCCACCAGGCGGCGGCGCTTGACACCATCGCCTCCGTCGCCACGGGTCAACCGCTCTCCTGTCCCAACCACGGGGGGAAT GTGATGGAGTTCTACTGCCCACAATGTGAGACGGCCATGTGTCAGGAGTGTACAAGCGGCGAGCATGGCGACCATCCCACCGTTCCCCTCAGAGACGTGGTGGAACAACACAAGGCCTCCCTGCAGGGCCAGCTGGACGCTGTCAAAAACAG GCTGCCAGAGATTGACTCGGCCCTGCAGGTACTGTCAGAGATCTTGCAGCAGCTGACCAATCAGAAGAGCTCAATCGAGGGGGACATCCACACCACATTCGACGAGCTGCAGAAGACCCTCAACGTCCGGAAGAGCGTCCTGCTCATGGAACTGGAGGTCAACTACGGTCTCAAGCAAAAG GTGCTCCAAGCCCAGCTGGACACCCTGCTGCAAGGCCAGGAGGGCATCAAAAACAGCTGCAGGTTCACGGAGCAGGCTCTGAGCCACGGCACGGAGGCCGAGGTCCTGCTGGTGAAGAAGCAGATGAGCGAGCGTCTCAGCGAGCTGGCCATCCAGGACCTCCCCCTGCAGCCCGGCGAGAACCACCAGCTGGACTTCCTGGTGGAGACGGACGGCCTGAAGAAGTCCATCCACAACCTGGGCACCATCGTGACCACCAACGCCGTGGCGTCCGAGACGGTGGCGACGGGCGAGGGCCTGCGCCAGTGCGTGGCAGGCCTGCCCACCTCCGTCACCATCACGACCAAGGACAAAGACGGCGAGCTGTGCAAGATGGGCAACGCCGCCATCACGGCAGAGATCGCCACGCCCGCCGGCAGCATCGGCGACGGCGAAATCCTGGACAACAAGAACGGGACGTACGAGTACCTGTACACCGCCGCCAAGGAGGGCAGCTTCACGCTGTCGCTGCGCCTCTACGACCAGCATATCAGAGGCAGCCCGTTCAAGATCAGGGCCGCCAAGTCGGCCGACGTGTCGCCGACGTCTGACGGCGTGAAGAAGAGGTTGAAGTCGCCGGGGAGCGGGCACGTGAAGCAGAAGGCCATCAAGAGGCCGGCGAGCATGTACAGCACCGGGAAGAGGAAAGAGAACCCCATCGAGGACGATCTCATCTTCAGGATCG GAACAAAGGGAAGAAACAAAGGAGAGTTCACAAACCTACAGGGCGTGGCCTCCTCGGCCCAGGGCAAGGTGCTGATCGCTGACAGCAACAACCAGTGTGTCCAG ATCTTCACCAATGACGGGCAGTTTAAGAGCCGCTTTGGCGTCAGGGGGCGGTCTCCGGGGCAACTGCAGCGGCCGACAGGCGTGGCTGTCCACCCCAACGGTGACATCATCATTGCTGACTATGATAACAAGTGGGTCAGCATCTTTTCCAGCGACGGCAAGTTCAAG aCTAAGATAGGCTCTGGCAAGCTGATGGGTCCCAAGGGTGTGTCGGTGGACAGGAACGGCCACATAATCATCGTGGACAACAAGGCCTGCTGTGTCTTCATCTTCCAGCCCAACGGCAAGCTAGTCACCAAGTTTGGTAACCGTGGCAATGGCGACAGGCAGTTTGCAG GACCTCACTTTGCTGCGGTCAACCACAACAATGAAATCATCGTGACCGACTTCCATAACCACTCTGTGAAGGTGTTCAACACGGAGGGGGAATTCCTGCTGAAGTTCGGATCCAACGGCGAGGGGAACGGCCAGTTCAATGCTCCTACAGGAGTGGCTGTGGATATCAACGGCAACATTATAGTAGCAGACTGGGGCAACAGTCGTATTCAG GTGTTTGACGGCAGCGGTTCCTTCCTGTCCTACATAAACACCTCAGCAGACCCCCTGTACGGCCCCCAGGGCCTGGCCCTCACTTCCGACGGTCACGTGGTGGTGGCCGACTCTGGAAACCACTGCTTCAAGGTCTACCGCTACCTACAGTAA